A genomic stretch from Ureibacillus composti includes:
- a CDS encoding DUF3954 domain-containing protein, translating to MDKHVAELKDGVYVVKNGEMKVVQAPATGYGKTIISWEANKPTRAVHEYSEKL from the coding sequence ATGGACAAGCATGTAGCAGAATTGAAAGATGGGGTTTATGTCGTAAAGAATGGAGAAATGAAAGTAGTACAAGCACCTGCAACTGGTTACGGCAAAACAATTATCAGCTGGGAGGCAAATAAGCCAACTCGAGCTGTACATGAATATAGCGAAAAGTTATAA
- a CDS encoding ArpU family phage packaging/lysis transcriptional regulator: MKKIIPRIDEKRTKLSLEKALEKYRKYLVTLPVDSMPTITPIYSIIPPSNTYSFKSQTENIAIERVEFETERLHYMNKIFKALETLKTEERKIIVERFLKEEVSYDIEIWTELNIAKNKYYKLKWEAMLRMAFALKVEVYFNDNESGVAV, encoded by the coding sequence ATGAAAAAAATTATACCGAGAATCGATGAAAAAAGAACGAAACTATCTTTGGAAAAAGCGTTAGAAAAATATCGCAAGTACTTAGTAACTCTACCTGTCGATTCTATGCCGACAATCACACCAATATACTCAATAATTCCACCAAGTAATACGTATTCATTTAAGAGTCAAACAGAAAACATTGCAATCGAACGAGTTGAGTTCGAAACTGAACGCTTACACTACATGAATAAGATCTTCAAGGCATTAGAGACTTTAAAAACTGAAGAAAGAAAAATAATTGTTGAGCGTTTTTTAAAAGAAGAAGTAAGTTATGACATTGAAATATGGACTGAATTAAACATCGCAAAAAACAAATATTACAAATTAAAATGGGAAGCTATGTTGAGAATGGCCTTCGCACTGAAAGTTGAAGTTTATTTCAATGATAACGAAAGTGGTGTTGCCGTGTGA
- a CDS encoding site-specific integrase codes for MTRVQPIRDKDLLQDMKQYYKETNERNYILFLIGIHTGLRISDILKLRVRDVQGWNIILKEKKTKKYQEVKMPSELKKAIRQYVEDKPKDEFLIKSRKGINKPITRKRAYEILREAAEYFELERVGTHTLRKTYGYHHYKKFKDIATLQKALNHSDPAVTLIYIGIVQDELNALQSKIDW; via the coding sequence GTGACCAGAGTACAACCAATTCGCGACAAAGATTTATTGCAGGACATGAAGCAGTACTATAAAGAAACGAATGAACGTAATTACATTCTATTTTTAATCGGTATTCATACTGGACTGAGAATTTCGGATATCCTGAAGTTAAGGGTACGCGATGTACAAGGGTGGAACATCATTCTTAAAGAAAAGAAGACTAAAAAATATCAAGAAGTGAAAATGCCGAGCGAACTAAAAAAAGCAATAAGACAATATGTCGAGGATAAACCAAAAGACGAGTTCTTAATTAAAAGTCGTAAAGGCATTAACAAACCCATTACCAGAAAAAGAGCTTACGAGATTTTACGCGAAGCAGCTGAATATTTTGAATTAGAACGCGTTGGTACTCACACATTAAGAAAGACATACGGTTATCATCATTATAAAAAATTCAAAGATATTGCAACACTTCAAAAAGCATTAAATCATTCAGATCCTGCAGTGACATTGATATATATTGGTATAGTTCAGGACGAATTAAACGCCTTACAATCTAAAATCGATTGGTAA
- a CDS encoding toll/interleukin-1 receptor domain-containing protein has protein sequence MQVFLSWSGNESKQLAEIFKDWLPNVLQYVEPYMSSQDIGLGERWNENITKNLSDTNFGLIFVTPSNIKAPWINYEAGALAKTLDSRVIPILYKADTMLLQEGPLKQFQSAKNLDKDSVHRLIKEINTCKKENNLNIERLNKSFDMWWPQLESLLSTIESESTSQNLTESPDEKEILSMIVRKLNDQEKLLKEKQNRIDLRKPLPTDIRFIKEIKMTTTEVFDCLVKCEDLEVPEEVVNTLKVTAERLKSMYMYLSNRS, from the coding sequence ATGCAAGTTTTTTTAAGTTGGTCAGGAAATGAAAGTAAACAGTTAGCTGAAATTTTTAAGGACTGGTTACCAAACGTTTTACAATATGTTGAACCGTATATGTCATCACAAGATATCGGGCTAGGTGAAAGATGGAATGAAAATATCACTAAAAACTTAAGTGATACTAATTTCGGTTTAATATTTGTTACACCAAGCAATATAAAAGCACCATGGATAAATTATGAAGCAGGTGCTTTAGCAAAAACTTTGGATTCGAGAGTTATACCAATACTTTACAAAGCTGATACCATGCTTCTTCAAGAGGGACCTCTAAAGCAATTTCAATCAGCAAAAAATTTAGATAAAGATAGTGTCCATAGATTGATTAAAGAAATAAATACTTGTAAAAAAGAAAATAATTTAAATATTGAAAGACTTAACAAGTCATTTGACATGTGGTGGCCTCAACTTGAGTCGCTGTTAAGTACTATAGAATCTGAATCTACTTCACAAAACCTTACTGAATCACCAGATGAAAAAGAAATATTATCGATGATAGTAAGGAAGCTAAATGATCAAGAAAAACTATTAAAAGAAAAACAAAATAGAATCGATTTAAGAAAGCCTCTTCCAACGGACATACGTTTTATAAAAGAAATAAAAATGACAACAACTGAAGTGTTTGATTGTTTGGTAAAATGTGAGGATTTAGAGGTGCCAGAAGAAGTTGTAAATACCCTAAAAGTGACTGCTGAAAGATTGAAGTCGATGTATATGTATTTGAGTAACCGTAGCTAA
- a CDS encoding HNH endonuclease — translation MLEHTWEANKFYKSGQWQKCRASYIQSVFGLCERCGEPGKIVHHKKYINAQNVNDPFITLNHDNLELLCQNCHNREHFEIHSPIREGLKFDEEGNLIEA, via the coding sequence ATGTTAGAACACACTTGGGAAGCCAATAAGTTCTATAAATCTGGGCAATGGCAGAAGTGTAGAGCTTCTTACATCCAATCAGTTTTTGGTCTTTGTGAACGATGTGGTGAACCAGGTAAGATTGTTCATCACAAAAAGTACATCAATGCACAGAACGTTAACGATCCATTCATTACATTAAACCATGACAACCTTGAGTTACTTTGCCAGAACTGTCACAATAGAGAGCATTTCGAAATACATTCACCGATTCGTGAAGGCCTGAAGTTTGATGAAGAGGGAAATTTAATCGAGGCATAG
- a CDS encoding terminase large subunit, with protein MTREKVAYPLVYNPIIQYFNDIENSSVTVGKKVFTIYKYLKECIDDDSESEYEYSPKRANHALEFVENFCKHSKGKWGGQPIVLELWQKAFIAASFGFVHKIDGTRKYREILLVVARKNGKSTIASAIGLYLLIADGEPGAEVYAIATKKDQAKLVWLDAKRMVNKSPILRKRIKPLVSELRADAFDASFKPLGSDSETLDGLNVHGSMMDEIHAWKDKNLYDVIVDGMSAREQPMNFMITTAGTIRESVYDMKYEEAEMLLNGLYDPDGYKDPRFLPIIYELDNREEWTDESCWPKANPGLGTIKKIDQLRTKVNKAKANPLLVKNLLTKDFNIRETGTETWLAFEELNNKLQFDITQLKPNYGIGGADLSKTTDLTAAKVIFMLPNDENIYVTQMYWLPEELLEQRAKEDKIPYDLWYERGLLRTTPGNKVHPKFVTEWFLEVREEFDLYIPWIGYDAWSAEYWVEEMKGHFGAEAMIPVIQGKKTLSGPMHNLGADIKAKRVIYNNNPIDKWCLSNTSVEMDKNGNIQPHKGTNQRRRIDGTAALLNAYVVLQDKMSEYVNMI; from the coding sequence GTGACTAGAGAAAAGGTTGCTTATCCATTAGTCTATAATCCTATCATTCAATACTTTAATGATATTGAGAATAGCTCAGTAACTGTCGGCAAAAAAGTATTCACCATTTATAAGTATCTTAAAGAATGCATAGATGATGACAGCGAAAGTGAATATGAATACAGTCCAAAAAGAGCAAATCACGCTTTAGAGTTTGTTGAAAACTTCTGTAAACACTCAAAAGGAAAATGGGGCGGTCAGCCGATTGTATTAGAACTGTGGCAAAAAGCTTTTATTGCTGCGAGTTTTGGATTTGTTCATAAAATTGATGGCACTCGAAAATATAGAGAAATCTTATTAGTAGTCGCTCGTAAAAATGGAAAGTCAACAATCGCTTCTGCTATTGGTTTGTACCTATTAATTGCAGATGGCGAACCAGGTGCAGAGGTTTATGCAATTGCTACGAAGAAAGACCAAGCAAAATTGGTGTGGTTAGATGCCAAACGAATGGTGAATAAATCTCCTATACTTAGAAAGCGAATCAAACCTCTTGTAAGTGAATTAAGAGCAGACGCATTTGACGCTTCATTCAAACCATTAGGAAGCGACAGCGAAACGTTAGATGGTCTTAATGTTCACGGTTCAATGATGGATGAAATTCATGCCTGGAAAGACAAGAATCTTTACGATGTAATAGTTGATGGTATGTCAGCACGTGAACAACCAATGAATTTCATGATTACAACAGCAGGAACTATTCGTGAGTCAGTTTACGACATGAAGTATGAAGAAGCGGAAATGTTGCTAAACGGATTATATGACCCTGATGGATATAAGGATCCTCGATTCCTCCCAATTATTTACGAGTTAGACAATCGTGAAGAATGGACGGATGAAAGTTGTTGGCCAAAAGCGAACCCCGGTCTTGGGACTATCAAGAAAATAGATCAACTACGTACCAAAGTAAATAAAGCAAAAGCAAATCCTTTATTGGTGAAGAATTTACTGACGAAGGATTTTAATATTCGCGAAACTGGTACAGAAACTTGGTTAGCGTTTGAAGAATTAAACAACAAGTTACAATTTGACATTACTCAACTTAAACCAAATTACGGTATAGGTGGAGCTGACTTATCAAAAACAACAGACTTGACTGCTGCAAAAGTCATTTTCATGTTACCGAATGATGAGAATATTTATGTAACCCAAATGTATTGGCTACCTGAAGAGTTATTGGAACAACGAGCCAAAGAAGATAAGATACCATACGATTTGTGGTATGAACGAGGACTATTACGAACAACACCAGGTAACAAAGTACATCCGAAATTTGTAACAGAATGGTTCTTAGAAGTTCGAGAAGAATTTGATTTATATATTCCTTGGATTGGATACGATGCCTGGTCAGCTGAATATTGGGTAGAAGAAATGAAAGGACATTTCGGTGCTGAAGCAATGATACCTGTTATTCAGGGTAAGAAAACATTATCAGGTCCTATGCATAATTTAGGTGCTGACATAAAAGCGAAACGTGTAATTTACAACAACAATCCTATCGATAAATGGTGTTTATCGAATACATCGGTTGAAATGGATAAGAACGGTAATATCCAACCACATAAAGGCACAAATCAACGTAGACGTATCGACGGTACAGCTGCACTTTTAAATGCTTACGTAGTACTTCAAGACAAAATGAGCGAGTACGTCAATATGATTTAA
- a CDS encoding phage portal protein, which yields MGLFEKMFGKKVNSQPSTQRFELINDDRGGFYNWNGNLYKSDIIRSAIRPEVTAIGKLVAKHIQRNSRGLKINPNENLAFLLKRPNPIMSMQVFQEKMAVQLALNHNAFAYIVRDEMLNVTAIYPLPASSVEVKEGVLGDMFLKFYFNNGKIMTIPYDDVIHLRRDFNNDDFFADHPGEALLSLMEIVNTTDQGVIKAIKNSAVIKWLLKFKSVLKDDDMIAQVKKFNANYLSIDNKNGGAAATDSRYDLEQVKNEAYVPDDKQATNTIQRVYSFFNTNDDIVQSKYDENKWNAWYEARIEPVAMQFSSELTFKIFSRVELRKGHEIIFETSSLQYASMQTKLSLEKMVDRGALTPNEWRTILNLPSIDGGDKPIRRLDTALVSNGNVVKGGEADGKNGTKGNNNAED from the coding sequence ATGGGATTATTCGAAAAAATGTTTGGTAAGAAGGTAAATAGTCAGCCTTCCACACAACGATTTGAACTCATTAACGATGATAGGGGCGGTTTTTATAATTGGAATGGAAACCTATATAAGTCGGACATTATTCGCTCAGCAATACGTCCTGAAGTTACCGCCATAGGAAAGTTAGTAGCTAAACACATTCAGCGAAATTCACGTGGATTAAAAATTAATCCGAACGAGAATCTCGCTTTTTTATTGAAAAGACCGAATCCGATTATGTCGATGCAAGTCTTCCAAGAGAAAATGGCGGTACAACTTGCGTTGAACCATAACGCATTTGCTTATATTGTGCGTGATGAGATGCTGAATGTTACAGCTATTTATCCACTTCCAGCTTCATCTGTGGAAGTAAAAGAGGGCGTTTTAGGTGATATGTTCCTAAAATTTTACTTCAATAATGGAAAAATCATGACAATTCCATACGATGATGTTATTCATTTGCGTAGGGATTTCAATAATGACGACTTCTTTGCAGACCATCCAGGAGAAGCGTTGTTATCTTTAATGGAGATTGTGAATACAACAGACCAAGGTGTTATTAAGGCTATAAAAAATAGCGCAGTAATTAAATGGTTATTGAAATTCAAATCTGTCCTTAAAGATGATGACATGATTGCACAAGTTAAAAAGTTTAATGCAAATTACTTGTCTATCGACAATAAAAACGGTGGTGCAGCAGCTACTGATTCTCGTTATGATCTCGAACAAGTGAAGAATGAAGCTTATGTACCTGATGATAAGCAAGCAACGAATACCATTCAACGTGTGTATTCGTTTTTTAATACCAACGATGATATTGTCCAATCAAAATACGATGAAAACAAATGGAACGCTTGGTATGAAGCGCGAATAGAACCAGTGGCTATGCAATTTTCTAGCGAACTAACATTTAAGATTTTTAGTCGAGTAGAGTTGCGGAAAGGTCATGAAATAATTTTTGAAACCTCTTCACTTCAATATGCAAGTATGCAAACGAAATTAAGTCTTGAAAAAATGGTTGACCGTGGGGCATTGACTCCAAATGAATGGAGAACAATCTTAAATCTTCCTTCAATTGATGGCGGAGATAAGCCTATTCGCAGATTAGATACTGCACTTGTATCAAACGGAAATGTCGTTAAGGGAGGTGAGGCAGATGGAAAAAACGGAACTAAGGGAAATAACAACGCAGAAGATTGA
- a CDS encoding HK97 family phage prohead protease, with translation MEKTELREITTQKIEIREDDQGNRTLIGYAVKWEKKSHVLGYYRKFREQFKQGAFTESLQIDDQRFLWSHDTSKVLGRTKNNTLRLLEDSVGLRFELDLPKTTLGNDTYESIKRGDVDGVSFGFNMIAEDIEEPDDDLMLRTITKARLLEVSAVAFPAYPDSEVSARGYDPYKEHIEKRMRSEKRKRLYLQTLI, from the coding sequence ATGGAAAAAACGGAACTAAGGGAAATAACAACGCAGAAGATTGAAATCCGAGAAGATGACCAAGGTAACCGAACACTTATTGGGTATGCGGTTAAATGGGAAAAGAAATCACATGTATTAGGCTATTATCGTAAGTTTCGCGAACAATTCAAACAAGGCGCTTTTACAGAATCTTTGCAGATAGACGACCAACGTTTTCTATGGTCTCATGATACTTCGAAGGTGTTGGGGAGAACAAAAAATAACACCCTTAGACTTCTTGAGGATTCAGTGGGATTGCGTTTCGAATTAGACTTACCAAAAACAACTCTAGGTAACGACACTTATGAATCGATTAAACGCGGTGATGTGGATGGAGTAAGTTTCGGATTTAATATGATAGCCGAAGACATCGAAGAACCAGATGATGATTTAATGCTACGTACAATTACAAAAGCAAGGTTGTTGGAAGTAAGCGCAGTAGCGTTCCCAGCTTATCCGGATTCAGAAGTTAGCGCTAGAGGTTATGATCCATACAAAGAACATATCGAAAAAAGAATGCGTTCGGAAAAACGCAAACGATTATATTTACAAACATTAATTTAA
- a CDS encoding phage major capsid protein, whose translation MNKEQLLARKAEIAAILADETRSIDNLDELETELRDINSQIASIEKREQLMSEARSINESSANAQTITTFNGILQNENRCAEQKETEYRQAFMNYVLRGEKIPTELRETTLTTDVGSVIPQTVLNRIIEKLEATGMILPLVTRTSIKGGVTVPTSTVKPTASWVAEGAGSTTQKKNTGTITFSYHKLRCAVAVSIEVDTMALAVFEQTLINNVVEAMTKAIEQAIISGDGIGKPKGILAETPEAGQALDVAKLEYKTLANAEGALPLEYEAGAIWVMTKKTFTDFQAMTDLNDQPIARVNYGIGGATERTLLGRRVVLCNYVDSFSTAAVGNPFAFLFNFNDYILNTNYQMGVKKYEDNETDDLVTKAIMVVDGKVIEKGSLVVLKKAAAV comes from the coding sequence ATGAATAAAGAACAATTATTAGCAAGAAAAGCAGAAATTGCAGCAATATTAGCAGATGAAACACGCTCAATTGATAACTTAGACGAACTCGAGACAGAACTACGTGATATTAACTCGCAAATCGCTTCAATCGAAAAACGTGAGCAATTAATGAGTGAAGCTCGTTCGATTAACGAAAGTTCAGCAAATGCCCAAACTATTACTACTTTCAATGGTATTCTACAAAATGAAAACCGTTGTGCAGAACAAAAAGAAACTGAATACCGTCAAGCTTTCATGAACTACGTGCTACGTGGTGAAAAAATCCCTACTGAATTACGTGAAACAACTTTAACAACTGATGTTGGTTCTGTTATTCCGCAAACAGTTTTAAACCGTATCATTGAAAAGCTTGAAGCTACAGGTATGATTTTACCGTTAGTAACTCGCACATCAATTAAAGGTGGCGTAACTGTTCCAACTTCAACAGTAAAACCAACTGCTTCATGGGTTGCTGAAGGTGCTGGCTCAACTACTCAAAAGAAAAATACTGGAACAATTACATTTAGCTATCACAAACTACGTTGTGCGGTTGCGGTATCGATTGAAGTAGATACAATGGCGCTTGCGGTATTTGAACAAACGTTAATTAACAATGTTGTTGAAGCTATGACTAAAGCAATTGAACAAGCAATTATCTCTGGTGACGGAATCGGCAAACCAAAAGGAATCCTTGCTGAAACTCCAGAAGCTGGACAAGCGCTTGATGTTGCGAAGTTAGAATATAAAACTTTAGCAAATGCAGAAGGCGCATTACCGCTTGAATATGAAGCTGGCGCTATTTGGGTAATGACAAAGAAAACATTCACTGACTTCCAAGCCATGACAGATTTAAACGATCAACCAATTGCGCGTGTCAACTATGGTATTGGTGGAGCAACTGAACGTACATTATTAGGTCGTCGCGTTGTTCTTTGTAACTATGTTGATTCATTCTCAACTGCGGCAGTGGGTAATCCATTCGCATTCTTATTCAACTTCAACGACTACATATTAAACACTAACTACCAAATGGGTGTTAAGAAATATGAAGACAACGAAACTGATGATCTTGTAACAAAAGCGATCATGGTTGTGGATGGAAAAGTAATTGAAAAAGGTTCATTAGTAGTATTGAAAAAAGCGGCAGCAGTTTAA
- a CDS encoding Rho termination factor N-terminal domain-containing protein — protein MSKYIVTKAFFDKNTGIGYNPENTFESEDLERVSFLGNQGFIHVPGTEVENHDSNDEPTLKDLKVKAKELGLEGYSNLSKDELVALIESAEKVGDDNAGEN, from the coding sequence ATGAGTAAATATATCGTTACAAAAGCATTTTTTGATAAAAATACAGGTATTGGTTATAACCCAGAGAACACGTTCGAGTCAGAGGATTTAGAGCGTGTTTCTTTTTTAGGTAATCAAGGTTTTATTCATGTACCAGGTACAGAAGTAGAGAACCATGATTCTAATGACGAACCAACTCTTAAAGATTTAAAAGTAAAAGCAAAAGAGTTAGGTCTAGAAGGTTATTCTAATCTTAGCAAAGATGAATTGGTTGCTCTAATCGAATCGGCTGAAAAAGTCGGTGATGATAATGCTGGAGAAAATTAA
- a CDS encoding head-tail connector protein, which yields MMLEKIKKSLRVTHNSLDVEIQDLIDAALADLRISGVVILDFTDPLIIRAVTVYCKAQFGLENADSEKYQSSYESLKTHLSLSGEYNGII from the coding sequence ATAATGCTGGAGAAAATTAAAAAATCTTTACGTGTTACTCACAATTCACTAGATGTTGAAATTCAAGACTTAATTGATGCGGCACTTGCTGATTTACGAATCAGCGGTGTCGTGATTCTCGACTTTACAGATCCTTTAATAATCAGAGCTGTGACAGTTTACTGCAAAGCTCAATTTGGTTTAGAAAATGCAGATAGCGAAAAATATCAATCATCTTATGAATCATTAAAAACGCATTTATCGTTAAGTGGTGAGTACAATGGCATTATTTAA
- a CDS encoding phage head closure protein, with amino-acid sequence MALFKEVVKLISTSFTVDELFQEVEAKTEREVFADKRSASQSEFFNAGQIGLKPQYVFTIRLSEYADETELVYNGKTYSIYRTYEKGENIELHSEVRVGGN; translated from the coding sequence ATGGCATTATTTAAAGAAGTTGTGAAATTGATATCAACATCATTCACTGTGGATGAATTGTTTCAAGAAGTAGAAGCGAAAACAGAACGTGAAGTATTTGCAGATAAACGAAGCGCTTCACAATCTGAATTTTTCAACGCTGGACAAATTGGTTTGAAACCTCAATATGTCTTTACTATTCGATTGAGCGAATATGCAGATGAAACAGAATTGGTTTATAACGGAAAAACTTATTCTATTTATCGCACATATGAAAAAGGCGAAAATATTGAACTTCATAGTGAGGTGCGTGTAGGTGGCAATTAA
- a CDS encoding HK97 gp10 family phage protein, giving the protein MAINISDLVKEINQTLAEYSHGVGEEMEKVAETVAMKGVKTLKLRSPELTGDYKKGWRAKKVDGKWVIHNATNYQLTHLLEKGHAKVSGGRVAPKVHIASVEQEMISDFVEGVEEAIKG; this is encoded by the coding sequence GTGGCAATTAACATAAGTGACCTAGTCAAAGAAATTAATCAAACACTCGCAGAATACTCACACGGTGTCGGTGAAGAAATGGAAAAGGTGGCAGAAACAGTTGCCATGAAAGGCGTAAAAACACTTAAGTTACGAAGTCCAGAATTGACAGGAGACTACAAAAAAGGTTGGCGAGCAAAGAAAGTGGATGGTAAATGGGTTATTCACAATGCAACGAATTATCAGCTAACCCATTTACTCGAAAAAGGCCACGCTAAAGTAAGCGGTGGTCGAGTTGCTCCAAAAGTGCATATTGCTTCAGTCGAACAAGAAATGATTAGCGATTTTGTGGAAGGTGTAGAGGAGGCTATTAAAGGATGA
- a CDS encoding phage tail protein codes for MKLDLQFFAENKVEFGLSNVHYAPYTITGGEPVFETPLPIPGAVTLTGDPLGETTPFYADNMIYYVAKSNQGYSATLSIATIPQDFSIYALGEQLDEVDGVIHEVADAQGKPFALLFQFEGDAKATRHVLYNCDANRPSMNGNTKTESTEVAPTELTLTASPLLINGKPMVKTKTSATTTPAIYDSWFTNVYKKVVTP; via the coding sequence ATGAAATTGGATTTGCAATTCTTTGCTGAAAACAAAGTAGAGTTTGGTTTATCAAACGTTCACTACGCACCATACACGATTACTGGTGGAGAACCAGTATTTGAAACACCACTACCCATTCCAGGTGCAGTAACTTTAACTGGCGACCCGCTAGGAGAAACAACTCCATTTTACGCTGATAACATGATTTATTATGTTGCAAAATCAAATCAAGGGTACAGTGCTACATTAAGTATTGCTACAATCCCTCAAGATTTCTCGATTTATGCTTTAGGTGAACAATTGGATGAAGTCGATGGGGTAATTCATGAAGTTGCGGATGCACAAGGTAAACCATTCGCCCTTTTATTCCAGTTTGAAGGCGATGCGAAAGCTACTCGTCATGTACTTTATAACTGTGATGCAAATCGCCCTAGTATGAACGGGAACACAAAAACGGAAAGTACTGAAGTTGCACCAACAGAGTTAACTCTAACAGCTTCACCACTTTTAATTAATGGAAAACCGATGGTGAAAACAAAAACAAGTGCAACGACTACTCCAGCCATTTACGATTCATGGTTTACGAACGTTTACAAAAAAGTCGTTACACCTTAA